GTCCATGATGCCGGCAAGGGTCGAACCCTGCTTCGACACCCGCATGAAGATCTCGCCCGGCCGACCGTCGTCGTACTCGCCGACCGTGACGAACCCCTTGCAGTCGGCCACGCGGAACTCGAACGTCTTCGACGCCCGCGACCGGGGCAGTCGCTCGCGCACCGGCTCCTGCACGATCTTCTCGACGATGCGTTCGACGACCTCGGTGCCGGACCCCGCCGACCGGCTCCCCGCAGCGCCGTCTCCCACCGAGAGGGGCTGGGCGACCTTGCAGTTGTCCCGATAGAGCGCAACGGCCTTCAGGCCGAGACGCCACGACTCGATGAGCAGCAGCTCGATCTCCTCGATGGTCGCCGTCTCCGGCAGGTTCACGGTCTTGGAGATCGCGCCGGACAGGAACGGCTGGACCGCGCCCATCATCTTGATGTGGCCCAGGTGGTGGATGGGATCGGTGCCGAGCGAACACGCGAACACCGGCAGGTGCTCGGGGTCGAGTCCCGGCGCGCCCACCGCGCTGTGGTGCTCGTCGATGTGCGCGACGATCGCCTCGATGTCGGTCTCGTCGTAGCCCAGATTGCGCAGAGCCCGGGGCACCGAACGGTTGACGAAGCTCATCGTGCCGCCGCCCACCAGACGCTTGAACTTCACGAGCCCGAGGTCGGGTTCGACCCCCGTGGTGTCGCAGTCCATCAGCAGTCCGATGGTGCCGGTGGGGGCCAGCACACTCGCCTGGGAGTTGCGGACACCGACCACGTCGGCCTGCTCGCAGGTGTCGTTCCAGGCGGCTCGGGCGGCGTCGAGAATGGCGCCCGGCGCAAGGGCACCGTCGATGGCGTCGGCCGCGACTCGATGCTGATCGAGAACGCGCAGCATGGGCTCCCGGTTCTCTGCGAACCCGTCGAAGGGCCCCAACCGGGCAGCGAGTTCGGTCGACGTGCGATAGGCCTGGCCGGTCATCAGCGCGGTGAGCGACGCGGCCACGGCCCGACCGGAATCGGAGTCGTAGGGATGCCCGAGCGTCATCAGCAGGGCGCCCAGGTTCGCGTAGCCGATGCCGAGCTGGCGGAACCGCCGGCTGGTCTCACCGATCTGCTCGGTCGGGTAGTCGGCATTGCCGACGAGGATGTCCTGGGCGGTGAAGAGCACCCGCACGGCGTGGGCGAAGCCGTCGACGTCGAAGGCCCCCACATCGGTGGCCCGGGACTCGTCCTCGAGCGGCAGGAACTTCATCAGGTTCAGCGACGCCAGATTGCACGCACTGTCGTCGAGGTGCATGTATTCGACGCATGGATTGCTGCCGTTGATTCGGCCGGTGTTGGGCGCCGTGTGCCACTTGTTGATCGTGGTGTCGAACTGGATGCCGGGGTCGGCGCACTGCCAGGCGGCATCGGAGAGCTGGCGGAACAGGTCGCGGGCCCTCACGGTCTCGATCACGCGGCCGTCGCTGCGGGCGGTGAGGTGCCACTCGGAGTCGTCGACCACGGCCTGCATGAACTCATCGGTGACCCGGACGGAGTTGTTGGCGTTCTGATACTGCACCGAATGGATGTCGGCGCCGTCGAGCGACATGTCGAAGCCGGCCGCTTCGAGGGCGCGGGCCTTGCGTTCCTCCTTGGCCTTGCACCAGATGAACTCCTCGATGTCGGGATGGTCGGCGTCGAGGATCACCATCTTGGCGGCACGGCGGGTCTTGCCGCCCGACTTGATCGTGCCCGCCGAGGCGTCGGCGCCCCGCATGAAGCTGACGGGACCGCTGGCCGTGCCGCCGCCGTTGAGCCCTTCCTTCGACGCGCGAATGCGGGACAGGTTCACCCCGGCACCGCTGCCGCCCTTGAAGATCCGTCCCTCTTCGGCGTACCAGTTGAGGATGGAGTCCATCGTGTCGTCGACCGACAGGATGAAGCAGGCCGAGGCCTGCTGGGGCACGCCGTCGACGCCGATGTTGAACCACACCGGCGAGTTGAAGGCGGCCTTCTGCGTGATCAGCAGATGAGCGAGCTCGGCTCGGAACGTGTCGGCCTCGGCCTCGTCGGCGAAGTAGCCATCGGCGCGGCCCCACTCGGTGATCGTGCCCACGATGCGGTCGACGACCTGGCGCAGCGACCGCTCGCGCCCCGGGGTGTCGAGCGCGCCGCGGAAGTACTTCTGGGCGAGGATGTTCGTGGCGTTCTGGCTCCAGCCGACCGGCACCTCGATGGCCGACTGTTCGAACGCCACCGAGCCGTCGCGATAGTCGGTGAGGCGGGCGTCGCGCGCCTCCCATTCGACGGCGTCGTAGGGGTCGGTGCCGGCCACCGTGAAGAACCGGCGTAGGCCCGTCTGGTCGATCGAGCTTGCCTGATCACTGATGAGCGCCATGTTCGGGCCCCTTTCCGATTCCGCTGGACGGGCCAGATGTTCGAGATGGCCGTGCGGACGGGTCGACCTGGGTAAGAGGGCGACACCGTTGGCGCCGATTTCCCCACACCCCCCGGCGTAGGGCCCCCAAGGAGCGATTCGACTCTGTGCGAGACGTTTGCCACCACCATCCTGGCGACGACCCGTACCGCACGGCGTTGAGCACCCTACGGGTCTGCCCATGTGGACCAAAAGGGGAGCGCATGTGGATTCCCGGTGGATATGCCCGCCCCTGTCCACAGATCGTCCCCATCTCGGTGGACAACCGGTGGATGCCACCGACTCGCCACGCGGCGTGAGAGTAAAGTCCCGGTGCGTGCGCCAGATTCACCCCCATTTCGAGGACGACGTCGATCCGCTCGACCTCTATCTCGCCGACCCGCGAGCGCCGCGCGACGGCCGCCCGTGGGTGATGGCCAACATGATCGCGAGCATCGACGGTGCCACGACGGTCGACGGCCTCAGCGGTGCACTCGGCGGACCCGGCGACAAGGCGGTGTTCGGTGCGCTGCGGGCCAGCTGCGACTGGGTCCTCGTGGCATCGGGCACCGCGGTGGCCGAGCGTTACCGGATGCCGCAGACGTCGCCCGAGATCGCGGCTCGCCGCCACGCCGCCGGCCGTGCCGCCGCGCCGGGCCTGGCCATCGTGACGGCCAGTGGCCGCGTGGACCCGACCCTGCCCGCCTTCGCGGAACGAGCCGATGACCAGGCCCGGCCGCTGGTGATCGCCGGTCACGATGCCGACGCCGATGCGCTCGCGGCCCTCGACGCCGAGGTGGTGCGCCTGTCGACGGCCCGGCCCGAACCCGAGGGCATCACCGCCGAGCTGGCCCGACGAGGAGCAGGAGTGGTGCTCACCGAGGGAGGACCGACCTTCAACGGGATGCTCCACCGTGCCGGAGCGATCGACGAGATGTGTCTCAGCATCTCGCCGCTGCTGGCCGGTGGTGATTCGAAGCGGATCGTGGCCGGCGCGCCCGGAGCGGGGATGACGATGCGCCTCGTGCGGCTCCTCGAGGACGACGGCACGCTGTTCGCCCGCTACGTGCGGACCTGAACCGACCGGGCTCGCTCAGTCGACGAGATCGCCGGGAATCTGCAGCAGCTGGCCGGGCTGGATCGACGCGCCACCGGCGATCTCGCTGAGCTCGGCGACCAGCGGACGAAGGTCGGTGCCGCCGGCCAGCGAGTCGGCGATGGTCCACAGGGTGTCGCCGGGCTGCACCACGACCAGCACGGCCTCGGCGGCCTGGACCTCGGCGGTGCGGGTGGCGTCGGCCTGACGGCCGAACGAGGCGAGGCCGAGCAACAGGCCCACGACGAGGGCGACGACGGCGAGGCGACGACGACGGTAGACCTCGGGACTCAGCGGACGAGCCGGACGCGAAGCCCGAACGGTGGCGGCGGGGGCGAGGGTGGCGGGGGCGAGTGCTGCAGTCATGGCTCGAGTGTGCTCCTGGGGTGTGACACTCATCGGGGAGGAATTCCGAAGAGGTACTTGACGGCGAACGAATGTTTGGCGAACATGTGTCCGGCGAACAGCCGTTCGACACAGTCAACCCGAACACATGTTCGTTGTCAACAACTCATCCACAGGAAGTCCCCAACCCCTGGGGACGACCGGCCCCGGAGGCGGACATGTCCGACACGCTCACCCCTCGCCAGCGACAGATCCTCGACATGATCGTGGAGCACCAGGCCGACCGTGGCTACCCGCCGTCGGTGCGCGAGATCGGCGAAGCGGTGGGCCTGCGCTCTCCGGCGACCGTCAAGTCACACCTCGACAACCTGCGAGACGCCGGCTATCTCGTCCGTGACCCGTCCAAGCCCCGCGCCATCCAGGTCCACTACAACGGCGGCGCCTCCACCGCCGATCGTCGACCGGTCAAGCACATTCCCCTCGTCGGCGACGTCGCCGCCGGCACCGACGTGCTGGCCGAGCAGAACGTCGAGGAACTCGTCCCGATGCCGGCCGACCTCACCGGCGGCGGCGAACTGTTCATGCTGCGGGTCCGGGGCGAGTCGATGATCGACGTGGGCATCTTCGACGGCGACTTCGTCGTGTGCCGCAATCAGGACGACGCGGCCGACGGCGACATCGTGGTCGCCGGCATCCCCGGCGAAGAGGCCACGGTCAAGACCCTGCGCCGCCGCGACGGCAAGATCGTGCTCGTGCCCGCCAACCCCGCGCTCACCGACATGGTGTTCTCGCCCGACGAGGTGCAGATCTTCGGCAAGGTCGTCACCGTCATGCGCAAGCTCTGAGGCGCCGGGCCGACCGCCTGCCTCACGCCCCGTGGGTCAACAGATCCACGAGGGCGGCGTGGGTGTCGGTCAACCACTGACGCTCGAGATACTCGTCGGCGGTGTGGGCGATGGTGGCATCGCCCGGTCCGAAGTTGCTGGCCGGCACTCCACGGGCCGAGAAGAATGCCACATCGGTCCAGCCCAGCTTCGCCCGAACCTCCAGGTTGCCGCGCTCGATGAGGGCGGCCAACAACGGATCACCGAGACCCGGAAGCGCGGCGGGCGAGGCATCGACCACCTCGAGGGTGTCGCCCTCGGCCATCGCCGGCGCGAGTAGGTCCCGCAGGAACACCTCGGCTTCCTCGACCGTGCGGTCGGGGGCAAAGCGGTGATTGAGCCGCATCATGGCGCGATCCGGCACGACATTGCCGGCCACGCCGCCCTCGACGTGTACCGCTTGGAGCGCCTCGCGGTAGGCACAACCCTCGATCATGGGTTCACGAGGCTTGTAGTTGCCGACGATGTTGAGCAGCGCACCCAATCGGTGGATCGCGTTGCGACCCATCCACGGGCGGGCGGTGTGGGCCCGAGCACCCACGAGCGAGATCTCGATGCGCATCGTGCCCTGGCAACCCGCCTCGACGGCGCCGAGGGTCGGCTCACCCAGCAGCGCGACATCGCCCTCCAGCAGCTCGGGACGGGCGGCCTCGATCTCGAGCAGGCCGCTGTTGGCGACGGCGATCTCCTCGCGGGCGTAGAAGACATACGTGACATCGACGGCGGGTGCGGTCATCGTCCGGGCGAGTTCGAGCATCGTTGCGATGCCGCCCTTCATGTCGGTGGTGCCGACGCCGTACATCCGCTCGCCGTCGATACGGGCGCCGGCGTTGCCATCGGCGGGCACGGTGTCGGTGTGGCCGGCCAGCACGAGCCGTCGCGGTCGTCCGAGCGTGGTGCGGGCAACGAGGTTGTCGCCGATCCGATCGACGGTGAGGTGCGCGTGCGAGCGCAGGTCGTCTTCGAGGAGCTGCACGATCTCCTGCTCGTTGCGGCTCTCCGACGGTATGTCGACGAGCGCCGCGGTCAGTGCGAAGAGGTCGCCGGTCGGAAGTGAGGTCACGCGCACCGGGTCAGCATCTCAGGTCGCCGCGCCATGGTCACGAAGGATGTCGTTGAGCGCGGACTTGTCGTGACGCTGGCCCTCGGTGAGCCGCTTGATCACGAGTACCGCCGGGAGACCGAACTCGCCGCCGGGAAACGAGCGGGGCCGGGTACCGGCCACCGCCACGGACCAGGGCGGCACGACACCGCGGGAGATCTCCTCGCCGGTCTCCACGTCGATCACCGGAATCGACCCCGTGAGCACCGCACCGGCACCGAGCACCGTGCCTTCGCCGACCCGGGCGCCTTCGGCGACGATGCAGCGGCTGCCGATCATGCATTCGTCCTCGATGATCACCGGTGCGGCCTGGGCCGGTTCGAGCACACCACCGATGCCGACGCCACCACTGAGGTGCACGTTCTTGCCGATCTGGGCGCAGCTGCCCACGGTCGCCCAGGTGTCCACCATGGTGTTCTCGTCCACGTAGGCGCCGATGTTGATGTAGCTCGGCATCATCACGACCCCCGGAGCCTGGTAGCTGCCCCAGCGGGCCTGGGCGCCCGGCACCACCCGCACACCACGGGACATGTAGTCACGCTTCAGCGGGATCTTGTCGGCGTACTCGAACGGCCCGTTGTCGATGGTGTCCATCTTGGAGATCTTGAAGAGCAGCAACACGGCGTACTTGCACCACTGATGCACGATCACCTCGCCGTCGTCGCCGACCTCGGCGACGCGGGCAACGCCCGTGTCGAGCTGGTCGATCGCCTCGTGGACGGCGGCGATGACCTCCGGGTCGTCGACATCCAGGCTGTCGCGGGATTCCCAGAGCGCTTCGATACGTGACGTGAGATCGGACATGGCGGGCAGGCTATCGCCCGGTCCCCGGCCACTCCCCCACCGCCGGCAGGGTCACGTCAGGCGATCGACCGCAAGCTGGAGTCGTTCGGTGGGCTGCACGACGGCGAGCCGCACATGACCGGCGCCGGCGTCACCGTAGAACTCACCGGGGCTCACGATCACCCCGGTCCGTTCGGCCAGCTCCCGGGTGAGACCCCACGCATCGCCGTCGGGTGCGGCGACCCACAGGTAGAACCCGCCCTGCGGCATCGTCGCCTCGATGCCGATCCGGGCGAACAGTTCGATGCCCAGCTCGAGGCGGTGCCGGTAGACGTCGCGCAGCTCGTCGACATGCACCTGGTCATCCCACGCGGCAACAGCCGCAGCCTGCACCGGACCGGGCACGAGGCAGCCGCCGTGCTTGCGCACCTCGCGGAGGTACTCGACGAGTTCCGTGTCACCGGCGTAGAAGCCGGCCCTGGTGCCGGCGAGGTTGGAACGCTTCGACAGGGAGTGAACGGCGAGGACACCGTCGGTTCCCTCGGTCAGGATCGTGCGACCGGGGCCATCCCATGTGAACTCGACATAGCACTCGTCGCTCAACACGACGACGTCGTTGGCGCGGCCCCACGCGGCGACCGCAGACAGGTCGTCGAGACCGCCGGCCGGGTTGCCGGGCGTGTTCACCCAGAGGCACAGCGCACGACGGGCATCGGCGGGGTCGATGGCCGCCAGATCAATGCGCCACTGTGCGTCGACCGGCACCGGCACCGCTCGACACCCGGCGAGGGTCGCTCCCATCGCATAGGTGGGGTAGGACACCGCCGGGTAGAGGACCGTGTCACGGCTGGGGTCGCGCAGCTTGAGATAATTCGGTGTGCTGGCCACGAACTCCTTCGTGCCGATGCAGGCCGCCACTTGAGTGTCGGCGTCGACGGCCACGTCGAGCTCACGAGCCAACCAGGCGGCGGCAGCGTTGCGAAAGGCCGGGGTGCCGACCGACGGCGGGTAGCCCCGTTCGGCACCCGAGGTGGCGAGGGCGGCGATCACCTCGGCCGGCGGCGGATCGAACGGGGTACCGATCGAGCAGTCGATGGCACCGCCCTCGAATCGCTCGGCGGCGGCCCGGAACCCGTCGAGCCGGTCGTAGGGATACGTGGGCGGCACGAAGCCACCGATGGGAGTCGTCATGAGGTCGACGTTCCTTCCCCATCGGCCACGACGTAGGCCTTGAGCGCACCGAGCGACGACGGCTCGAGCCGGGCCTTGATGCGCATCCCGTGCTCCTCGGCGGCTTCGCTGAGCACCTGTCCCTCGCGGTGGACCGACGCGAGCACGTCGCCGCGATCCCACGGCACCAGCAGCTCGGCCAGCTCGGTCATGGACCGCACTCGGTCGCCGATCGTGGCCATCACGAGATCGATGTTCTCACCGGTGTGGGCGGAGCAGGCGACCGATCCCTCGTAGCGTTCGGCGAGCTTGGCCGCGCCGTCGCCCCGGTCGGACTTGTTGAAGACCATCAGCTGCGGCACCTCGCCGGCCCCGATCTCTTCGAGCACCTCACGGACCGCGGCGATCGATCCCTCCGGGTCGGGACCGGACCCGTCGACGACGTGCACCAGCAGATCGGCGTCGCGCACCACATCCAGGGTGGTCTTGAATGCGGTGACCAGCTGGTGGGGCAGCTTCTTGACGAAGCCGACCGTGTCGGTGGCGAACACGGTTTCGCCGCCCGGCAGGGCGAGCTTGCGCGTCGTGGCGTCGAGAGTGGCGAAGAGCCGATCCTCGACCAGCACATCCGCGTCGGTGAGGCGGTTCAACAACGACGACTTCCCGGCATTGGTGTAGCCGACGAGCGCCACAGCCCGGTTGCGGGTGCGGGTCCGGGCCTTGGACTGGGTCTGGCGATGGGCCTGGACCTTGCGCAGATCGGCCTCGAGCTTGTGAACGCGACGCACCAACCGCCGCCGATCGACCTCGAGCTGGGTCTCGCCGGGACCGCGGGTGCCGATGCGACCGTCCTGCTGCGAGAAGTTTCCCCCGGCGCGGCGCAGCCGGGGTAGTCGGTAGCGCAGTTGAGCCAGCTCCACCTGGGCCTTGCCTTCGAGGGTGCTCGCGTTCTGAGCGAAGATGTCGAGGATGACGGCGGTGCGGTCCAGGGCCGACCGACCGAGGATCTTCTCCAGGTTGAACTGCTGGGCCGGCGTGAGTTCGTCGTCGAACACTACGGTGTCACAATCGACCGCCTCGGCGATCTCACGGACCTCCTTGGCCTTGCCCGAGCCGATGAACGTGGCGGGGTCGGGCGACATCCGGTTCTGGTGCACCCGTTCCACCGCATCGGCGCCGGCGGTGTCGACCAGCAGCGCCAGCTCGTCGAGCGAAGCGTCGGTGTCGTGGGAGTCTTCGCCGTCGCGGGTGACACCGACCAGCACGATGCGCTCACGGAAGGTCCGTTCAATCAGCCCGGTCGACGCACCGCCATAGTCGCCGAACGCACCGCGATGGCTCTCATCCTCCGCCTCGTCGAGCCACTCGTCCAGCTCGAGCTCGCCATCGCCAGGACCACTGTCGCCGACCACGCCATCGCCCAGCCCCCTGCCGGCGTCAGGCATCCGGAACCTCGAAATCGGCAATGTGGGTCGCCGGACCGGTCAGGGTGACCGGGCCACCGAGGTCGACCAGCGCATCGCCGCCCGGCATGCGAACGACGACCTTGGGGCCGACCAGCTCCCAGTTGTGGAAGATCTGGGCCGCCACCGTGGCCCCGGTACCGCACGCTTCCGTGATGCCCGCGCCGCGTTCCCACACCTTGACGCTGATCTCGTTGGGTCCGCTGACCGCCACGAAGTGCACGTTGGCGCCCTCCTCGAAGTGGGCTTCGATCGCCGGGCCGGCGACCGCCAGGTCGATCGCGTCGGGGTCGTCGACCTCGCAGACGACATGGGGATTGCCGATGTCGCCGGTCTCCCAACGCTTGACCATCGCCACCGACGGTCCCGCGGCGGCCATCAGGTCCCGGGTGTCCGGATCCGGTCCCGGACACACCACACCCATGTCGACGGTGGCCACCACCGTGTGGTGCTCCTCGGTCGCCATGACCGTGCAGTGCCGGATGCCCGCCGGTGTCTCGATGTCGATCTCGAGGTGGGGCACGTCGCGCTCACGGGCGATCGCCTGGGCGAAACAGCGGAGGCCGTTGCCGCTCAGCGCGGCCGGGCTGCCGTCGGAGTTCAGAAGACGCATGGCCATGCGTCCGTCGGGGCGGGCGATGCCGAAGATCAAGCCGTCGGCGCCGATGCCGGTGTGGCGATCGCACAGCGCGATGGCCCGCTCGACCGCGTCGAGCGGGAGACTCTCGGTGAGCATGACCAGGAAGTCGTTGCCCAGACCGTGGTGCTTGCTGTAGCGGGCGCTCATGGCTCCCCATTCTCGCAGTTCGGCGCCGTCATCACTCGCCCTTTGCCAGAACGTCGTCCCACAGAGCGATGACCTCGTCGGCTGTCGTCGGCATGTCCACCCAGAAGAGCCGTGGGTCGCGGCGGAACCAGCGATCCTGGCGACGGGCGAAGCGGCGGGTGCGGGCGATGGCCGTGGTCAACGCCTCGTCGAGTGTCGTGTCGCCGGCGACGTGGGCCAGCAGCTCGCGATAGCCGAGCGCCTGGGCGGCGGTGCGGCTGGGTCCGAGCGCGGCCAGCGCCCGGACCTCGTCGAGGAATCCGTCGGCCATCTGACGCTCGTAGCGGGCTTCGATGCGTTCGTTCAGGACCTCGCGAGGCCAACGCAGCGCGATCTGCACGAACGGGGTGGGGCCGTAGTGCTCCATGCCGGGGCCGAACGAGCTGAACGGTCGACCGCTCCCGATGGTCACCTCCAGCGCCCGCATCACCCGCCGGCGGTTGTTGGGCTCCATCCGCGACGCGCCGACAGGGTCGAGCGTCGCGAGACGGGCGTGCAACGTCGCCGTCTCCGGCTCGAGTTCGAGTTCGGCGGCAACCTCGGGGAACTGTCCCGGTAACTCCAGATCATCGATGACCGAGCGCAGATAGAGTCCGGTGCCGCCGACCAGGACGGGCGTCCTGCCCCGCTGTCGGATGTCGGCCAGGGCCGCACGCGCCCGTCGTTGGAACTCCCCGACCGTGAAGCCGTGGTCGGGGCTGACGAGGTCGATCAGGTGATGCGGCACGCGCGCCCGTTCGGCGGTCGAGGGCGTGGCCGTGCCGATGTCCATCCCCCGGTAGACCTGCATCGAGTCGATCGACACGAGCTCGACATCACCCAACGCCTCCGCCACACCGAGGGCGAGATCGGACTTGCCCGACGCGGTGGGCCCGAGGATCACGAGCGGCCGATCGGCGCGCCGGCCTGCAGGGTCGGTCATGCGAGGAGGTGGGCGAGGATCTGGTGGGCATCGAGGCGTCGAAGGTCGACCCGATCGAACCCGTAGGACTCGATGAACGGACCGACCAGCGCCGGACCGTAGAGGCTCGTCAGCATGGCCGCCGCGGCGGCAAGGTCGAGGTGACGATCGCCGACACCGGCCCAGCGCCAGCCGAGAAGTGTCAGGCCGCCGGCCGGGTCGAGCCACAGGCGCTTGGCCGCCAACCCGGCGTGAATGAAGACGGG
The sequence above is a segment of the Acidimicrobiales bacterium genome. Coding sequences within it:
- the dapF gene encoding diaminopimelate epimerase, translated to MSARYSKHHGLGNDFLVMLTESLPLDAVERAIALCDRHTGIGADGLIFGIARPDGRMAMRLLNSDGSPAALSGNGLRCFAQAIARERDVPHLEIDIETPAGIRHCTVMATEEHHTVVATVDMGVVCPGPDPDTRDLMAAAGPSVAMVKRWETGDIGNPHVVCEVDDPDAIDLAVAGPAIEAHFEEGANVHFVAVSGPNEISVKVWERGAGITEACGTGATVAAQIFHNWELVGPKVVVRMPGGDALVDLGGPVTLTGPATHIADFEVPDA
- a CDS encoding LysM peptidoglycan-binding domain-containing protein, whose protein sequence is MTAALAPATLAPAATVRASRPARPLSPEVYRRRRLAVVALVVGLLLGLASFGRQADATRTAEVQAAEAVLVVVQPGDTLWTIADSLAGGTDLRPLVAELSEIAGGASIQPGQLLQIPGDLVD
- a CDS encoding 2,3,4,5-tetrahydropyridine-2,6-dicarboxylate N-succinyltransferase, which encodes MSDLTSRIEALWESRDSLDVDDPEVIAAVHEAIDQLDTGVARVAEVGDDGEVIVHQWCKYAVLLLFKISKMDTIDNGPFEYADKIPLKRDYMSRGVRVVPGAQARWGSYQAPGVVMMPSYINIGAYVDENTMVDTWATVGSCAQIGKNVHLSGGVGIGGVLEPAQAAPVIIEDECMIGSRCIVAEGARVGEGTVLGAGAVLTGSIPVIDVETGEEISRGVVPPWSVAVAGTRPRSFPGGEFGLPAVLVIKRLTEGQRHDKSALNDILRDHGAAT
- the dapE gene encoding succinyl-diaminopimelate desuccinylase, with translation MTSLPTGDLFALTAALVDIPSESRNEQEIVQLLEDDLRSHAHLTVDRIGDNLVARTTLGRPRRLVLAGHTDTVPADGNAGARIDGERMYGVGTTDMKGGIATMLELARTMTAPAVDVTYVFYAREEIAVANSGLLEIEAARPELLEGDVALLGEPTLGAVEAGCQGTMRIEISLVGARAHTARPWMGRNAIHRLGALLNIVGNYKPREPMIEGCAYREALQAVHVEGGVAGNVVPDRAMMRLNHRFAPDRTVEEAEVFLRDLLAPAMAEGDTLEVVDASPAALPGLGDPLLAALIERGNLEVRAKLGWTDVAFFSARGVPASNFGPGDATIAHTADEYLERQWLTDTHAALVDLLTHGA
- the hflX gene encoding GTPase HflX, yielding MPDAGRGLGDGVVGDSGPGDGELELDEWLDEAEDESHRGAFGDYGGASTGLIERTFRERIVLVGVTRDGEDSHDTDASLDELALLVDTAGADAVERVHQNRMSPDPATFIGSGKAKEVREIAEAVDCDTVVFDDELTPAQQFNLEKILGRSALDRTAVILDIFAQNASTLEGKAQVELAQLRYRLPRLRRAGGNFSQQDGRIGTRGPGETQLEVDRRRLVRRVHKLEADLRKVQAHRQTQSKARTRTRNRAVALVGYTNAGKSSLLNRLTDADVLVEDRLFATLDATTRKLALPGGETVFATDTVGFVKKLPHQLVTAFKTTLDVVRDADLLVHVVDGSGPDPEGSIAAVREVLEEIGAGEVPQLMVFNKSDRGDGAAKLAERYEGSVACSAHTGENIDLVMATIGDRVRSMTELAELLVPWDRGDVLASVHREGQVLSEAAEEHGMRIKARLEPSSLGALKAYVVADGEGTSTS
- a CDS encoding aminotransferase class I/II-fold pyridoxal phosphate-dependent enzyme; translated protein: MTTPIGGFVPPTYPYDRLDGFRAAAERFEGGAIDCSIGTPFDPPPAEVIAALATSGAERGYPPSVGTPAFRNAAAAWLARELDVAVDADTQVAACIGTKEFVASTPNYLKLRDPSRDTVLYPAVSYPTYAMGATLAGCRAVPVPVDAQWRIDLAAIDPADARRALCLWVNTPGNPAGGLDDLSAVAAWGRANDVVVLSDECYVEFTWDGPGRTILTEGTDGVLAVHSLSKRSNLAGTRAGFYAGDTELVEYLREVRKHGGCLVPGPVQAAAVAAWDDQVHVDELRDVYRHRLELGIELFARIGIEATMPQGGFYLWVAAPDGDAWGLTRELAERTGVIVSPGEFYGDAGAGHVRLAVVQPTERLQLAVDRLT
- the miaA gene encoding tRNA (adenosine(37)-N6)-dimethylallyltransferase MiaA codes for the protein MTDPAGRRADRPLVILGPTASGKSDLALGVAEALGDVELVSIDSMQVYRGMDIGTATPSTAERARVPHHLIDLVSPDHGFTVGEFQRRARAALADIRQRGRTPVLVGGTGLYLRSVIDDLELPGQFPEVAAELELEPETATLHARLATLDPVGASRMEPNNRRRVMRALEVTIGSGRPFSSFGPGMEHYGPTPFVQIALRWPREVLNERIEARYERQMADGFLDEVRALAALGPSRTAAQALGYRELLAHVAGDTTLDEALTTAIARTRRFARRQDRWFRRDPRLFWVDMPTTADEVIALWDDVLAKGE
- a CDS encoding dihydrofolate reductase family protein is translated as MRQIHPHFEDDVDPLDLYLADPRAPRDGRPWVMANMIASIDGATTVDGLSGALGGPGDKAVFGALRASCDWVLVASGTAVAERYRMPQTSPEIAARRHAAGRAAAPGLAIVTASGRVDPTLPAFAERADDQARPLVIAGHDADADALAALDAEVVRLSTARPEPEGITAELARRGAGVVLTEGGPTFNGMLHRAGAIDEMCLSISPLLAGGDSKRIVAGAPGAGMTMRLVRLLEDDGTLFARYVRT
- the lexA gene encoding transcriptional repressor LexA codes for the protein MSDTLTPRQRQILDMIVEHQADRGYPPSVREIGEAVGLRSPATVKSHLDNLRDAGYLVRDPSKPRAIQVHYNGGASTADRRPVKHIPLVGDVAAGTDVLAEQNVEELVPMPADLTGGGELFMLRVRGESMIDVGIFDGDFVVCRNQDDAADGDIVVAGIPGEEATVKTLRRRDGKIVLVPANPALTDMVFSPDEVQIFGKVVTVMRKL
- a CDS encoding vitamin B12-dependent ribonucleotide reductase, yielding MALISDQASSIDQTGLRRFFTVAGTDPYDAVEWEARDARLTDYRDGSVAFEQSAIEVPVGWSQNATNILAQKYFRGALDTPGRERSLRQVVDRIVGTITEWGRADGYFADEAEADTFRAELAHLLITQKAAFNSPVWFNIGVDGVPQQASACFILSVDDTMDSILNWYAEEGRIFKGGSGAGVNLSRIRASKEGLNGGGTASGPVSFMRGADASAGTIKSGGKTRRAAKMVILDADHPDIEEFIWCKAKEERKARALEAAGFDMSLDGADIHSVQYQNANNSVRVTDEFMQAVVDDSEWHLTARSDGRVIETVRARDLFRQLSDAAWQCADPGIQFDTTINKWHTAPNTGRINGSNPCVEYMHLDDSACNLASLNLMKFLPLEDESRATDVGAFDVDGFAHAVRVLFTAQDILVGNADYPTEQIGETSRRFRQLGIGYANLGALLMTLGHPYDSDSGRAVAASLTALMTGQAYRTSTELAARLGPFDGFAENREPMLRVLDQHRVAADAIDGALAPGAILDAARAAWNDTCEQADVVGVRNSQASVLAPTGTIGLLMDCDTTGVEPDLGLVKFKRLVGGGTMSFVNRSVPRALRNLGYDETDIEAIVAHIDEHHSAVGAPGLDPEHLPVFACSLGTDPIHHLGHIKMMGAVQPFLSGAISKTVNLPETATIEEIELLLIESWRLGLKAVALYRDNCKVAQPLSVGDGAAGSRSAGSGTEVVERIVEKIVQEPVRERLPRSRASKTFEFRVADCKGFVTVGEYDDGRPGEIFMRVSKQGSTLAGIMDAFAISLSHGLQYGVPLEAFVEAFVGMRFDPAGMTDDPDIRIANSLMDYLFRRLAVMYLSHEQRVAMGILTTGERTQPTLPGVEEHVTASTQGSDIPRDPPAAADAPFCMTCGVPMQRAGACYVCGDCGTTSGCS